One part of the Lycium ferocissimum isolate CSIRO_LF1 chromosome 8, AGI_CSIRO_Lferr_CH_V1, whole genome shotgun sequence genome encodes these proteins:
- the LOC132068546 gene encoding uncharacterized protein LOC132068546 isoform X3, producing the protein MMQEKLSNNETPYEQPHGSVAWEGDVYSQVLGNEKSGYVRGLGLGPTPSLLWGSKSSLRNVVADGLSNEAAHKLEQEINELKELNKKQDEQINELIKKQNEEIALMKKNQEMLVFELSWMRQVMWKYAPTGLCGPQNNGSTRQVPDANSGNEQAV; encoded by the exons ATGATGCAAGAGAAGTTGAGTAACAACGAGACACCTTATGAACAACCTCATGGTAGTGTTGCTTGGGAAGGAGATGTGTATTCTCAAGTGTtgggaaatgaaaaaagtgGCTATGTTCGTGGTTTAGGACTTGGTCCAACACCTTCTCTATTATGGGGTAGTAAATCTTCCTTACGAAATGTTGTTGCTGATGGTTTGTCAAATGAAGCTGCACATAAGTTGGAACAAGAGATAAATGAGTTAAAGGAGTTGAACAAAAAACAAGATGAACAAATAAATGAGTTGATAAAAAAACAGAATGAAGAAATTgctttgatgaaaaaaaatcaagagatgCTAGTTTTTGAGTTATCATGGATGAGACAAGTCATGTGGAAATATGCTCCTACTGGATTATGTGGACCTCAAAACAATGGAAGCACTAGACAG GTTCCCGATGCCAATAGTGGCAATGAACAAGCAGTATAA
- the LOC132068546 gene encoding uncharacterized protein LOC132068546 isoform X2, translating into MMQEKLSNNETPYEQPHGSVAWEGDVYSQVLGNEKSGYVRGLGLGPTPSLLWGSKSSLRNVVADGLSNEAAHKLEQEINELKELNKKQDEQINELIKKQNEEIALMKKNQEMLVFELSWMRQVMWKYAPTGLCGPQNNGSTRQSRVEMFEFSIVIRSCAEGERMCVWCC; encoded by the exons ATGATGCAAGAGAAGTTGAGTAACAACGAGACACCTTATGAACAACCTCATGGTAGTGTTGCTTGGGAAGGAGATGTGTATTCTCAAGTGTtgggaaatgaaaaaagtgGCTATGTTCGTGGTTTAGGACTTGGTCCAACACCTTCTCTATTATGGGGTAGTAAATCTTCCTTACGAAATGTTGTTGCTGATGGTTTGTCAAATGAAGCTGCACATAAGTTGGAACAAGAGATAAATGAGTTAAAGGAGTTGAACAAAAAACAAGATGAACAAATAAATGAGTTGATAAAAAAACAGAATGAAGAAATTgctttgatgaaaaaaaatcaagagatgCTAGTTTTTGAGTTATCATGGATGAGACAAGTCATGTGGAAATATGCTCCTACTGGATTATGTGGACCTCAAAACAATGGAAGCACTAGACAG TCACGGGTGGAAATGTTCGAATTTTCTATAGTTATTAGAAGTTGTGCTGAGGGGGAGAGGATGTGTGTATGGTGCTGCTAA
- the LOC132068543 gene encoding probable pectinesterase/pectinesterase inhibitor 12: MGSFFITNFLLLMIYSTSFITTTSSFNSSSTLNTTHISSLQSLCKSTPYPQSCFNTHKLSISINISPNILKVLLQSLQSALLGTGHLTTLFSSASSSNLVEKRIGIIQDCKELHQTTISSLKRSLSKINTGLTNSKNLADAKAFLSAALTNKATCLEGLDSSTGSLKSTLINTLSSTYEHVSNSLSMLSKFSVKKQGNKKQGNGNRGRRLLSLGVPSRSGSKALGTHKLQILPRWLSRKDRHILQSDDDYDQNDDLTFTVAADGSGNFTTISEAINFAPNNSDDRIFIYVKEGVYQENVEIPSWKPNIVLLGDGSDITVITGNRSVVDGWTTFRSATVAVSGEGFLARDITFENTAGPEKHQAVALRINADLAAIYRCTITGYQDTLYAHSFRQFYRECDIYGTVDYIFGNAAVVFQGCNIVSRLPMPGQFTVITAQSRDSPEEYTGISIQNCSILATEDLYSNSSSVNSYLGRPWRNYSRTVYLESYIDSFINPKGWKEWSGNQSLDTLYYGEYENSGPSSGTDNRVTWSGYHIMDYYDAANFTVSEFITGEEWLDSTSFPYDDGV; the protein is encoded by the exons ATGGGGTCATTCTTTATTACCAACTTCCTCTTGCTCATGATATACTCAACATctttcataacaacaacttctTCATTTAATTCTTCATCAACTTTGAACACTACTCATATTTCTTCTCTACAATCCTTGTGCAAATCCACTCCATATCCACAATCTTGTTTCAACACACACAAATTATCAATCTCCATTAATATCAGCCCAAACATCTTAAAAGTTCTCCTACAATCTCTTCAATCAGCCTTATTAGGAACAGGACATCTCACAACCTTATTTTCCTCAGCTTCAAGCTCAAATCTTGTCGAAAAACGAATAGGTATTATTCAAGATTGTAAAGAACTCCATCAAACTACAATATCTTCATTGAAAAGATCTCTATCGAAGATCAACACTGGCTTGACTAACTCCAAGAATTTAGCTGATGCGAAAGCGTTTCTCAGTGCAGCACTGACTAACAAAGCTACTTGCCTAGAAGGCTTAGATTCCAGTACTGGGTCGTTGAAATCTACGTTGATTAATACTCTGAGCAGTACTTACGAGCATGTTAGTAATTCTCTGTCGATGCTCTCAAAGTTCTCTGTTAAAAAACAGGGGAATAAAAAACAGGGGAATGGAAATAGGGGGCGCCGGCTCTTGTCGTTGGGTGTGCCGAGTAGGAGCGGATCCAAAGCTTTAG gaacccataaacttcaaattctgcCGAGGTGGCTGTCTCGGAAGGATAGGCACATATTGCAGAGCGATGACGATTATGATCAAAATGATGATTTGACATTTACAGTGGCAGCTGATGGAAGTGGAAATTTCACTACCATAAGTGAAGCTATTAACTTTGCACCAAATAATAGTGATGATAGGATCTTCATCTATGTAAAAGAAGGGGTTTatcaagaaaatgttgaaattcCAAGTTGGAAGCCTAACATTGTTCTTCTTGGAGATGGAAGTGATATTACTGTGATTACTGGTAATAGAAGTGTTGTTGATGGTTGGACTACTTTCAGATCTGCCACTGTAG CTGTATCCGGTGAAGGGTTCTTGGCTCGCGACATTACTTTTGAGAACACAGCTGGACCTGAAAAGCACCAAGCAGTTGCGCTTCGTATCAATGCAGACTTAGCAGCCATCTATCGTTGCACCATAACTGGTTATCAGGACACCTTATACGCCCACTCATTCCGACAATTTTACAGAGAATGCGACATTTATGGTACAGTAGATTACATTTTCGGAAATGCAGCTGTTGTTTTCCAAGGTTGTAACATTGTGTCAAGGTTGCCAATGCCTGGCCAATTCACCGTAATTACAGCCCAATCGCGCGATTCCCCTGAGGAGTATACCGGAATCTCTATACAAAATTGTTCAATTTTAGCCACTGAGGATTTGTACTCTAATTCTAGTAGTGTCAATAGTTACCTAGGAAGACCATGGAGAAATTATTCACGAACGGTGTACCTCGAGTCATATATAGACAGTTTTATTAATCCGAAAGGGTGGAAAGAGTGGTCGGGAAATCAAAGTTTGGATACATTATACTACGGAGAGTACGAAAACAGTGGTCCTTCATCAGGGACCGATAATCGTGTTACATGGTCAGGTTATCACATAATGGACTATTATGATGCTGCAAATTTCACGGTGTCGGAGTTTATTACTGGAGAAGAATGGTTAGATTCGACTTCTTTTCCTTATGATGATGGGGTGTAA
- the LOC132068546 gene encoding uncharacterized protein LOC132068546 isoform X1, which yields MMQEKLSNNETPYEQPHGSVAWEGDVYSQVLGNEKSGYVRGLGLGPTPSLLWGSKSSLRNVVADGLSNEAAHKLEQEINELKELNKKQDEQINELIKKQNEEIALMKKNQEMLVFELSWMRQVMWKYAPTGLCGPQNNGSTRQLLEVVLRGRGCVYGAAKLGWLIVECLVWDRDRSFSYW from the exons ATGATGCAAGAGAAGTTGAGTAACAACGAGACACCTTATGAACAACCTCATGGTAGTGTTGCTTGGGAAGGAGATGTGTATTCTCAAGTGTtgggaaatgaaaaaagtgGCTATGTTCGTGGTTTAGGACTTGGTCCAACACCTTCTCTATTATGGGGTAGTAAATCTTCCTTACGAAATGTTGTTGCTGATGGTTTGTCAAATGAAGCTGCACATAAGTTGGAACAAGAGATAAATGAGTTAAAGGAGTTGAACAAAAAACAAGATGAACAAATAAATGAGTTGATAAAAAAACAGAATGAAGAAATTgctttgatgaaaaaaaatcaagagatgCTAGTTTTTGAGTTATCATGGATGAGACAAGTCATGTGGAAATATGCTCCTACTGGATTATGTGGACCTCAAAACAATGGAAGCACTAGACAG TTATTAGAAGTTGTGCTGAGGGGGAGAGGATGTGTGTATGGTGCTGCTAAGTTGGGCTGGCTTATTGTTGAATGTTTGGTTTGGGACAGAGACAGGTCTTTTTCATACTGGTAA